CCGAACTTTCAGACGATCATCCTTTGCGCTCCCCATCTAAGTCTGAAACCGTCCTCATCATTGACCAAACCTTCGGCGATATGGCCATCCAATATGGCGGTGCAGATGCCTCTACGTTTGAACTGATGTTTCAGACGGCCTTGAATGAAAACCTGCAAGCCGATATCTGGGTAAAAACCCATCCCGATGTTTTGTGCGGCAAAAAACAAGGCTATCTGACCCAACTGGCGCAGCAATACCGCGTCCATCTTTTGGCAGAAGACATCAATCCGATTTCTTTGTTGCAAAACGTTGATAAAGTTTATTGCGTTACCTCGCAAATGGGTTTTGAGGCGCTTTTGTGCGGCAAACCACTGATCACCTTCGGCCTGCCGTGGTATGCCGGATGGGGCGTAAGCGACGACCGCCATCCTAAAATCAGCAGCCTTGCTCAAACCCAACGTCGCACCCCTCGCAACTTACTGCAGCTCTTCGCCGCAGCCTATATTCAATACAGCCGCTACCTCAACCCCAATACCGACGAAGTAGGCAGCCTCTTTGATGTCATCGACTATCTGGCGACGGTGAAACGCAAAAACGACAAATTGCGTGGCGAGTTGTATTGCGTCGGCATGTCTTTGTGGAAACGCGCGGTTGCCAAACCGTTCTTTAACGTACCCTCATGCCGTCTGAAATTTATCTCCTCCACAAAAAAACTGGCCAGGGTCAAACTGTCCGATGATGCACGCATCCTTGCTTGGGGCAATGGCAAAGAGGCCATCGTCCGTTTTGCCGAACAACACCACATCCCCCTGCTGCGCATGGAAGACGGCTTTATCCGCTCGGTCGGGCTCGGTTCTAATTTAGTACCGCCGCTGTCGCTCGTTACCGACGATATGGGCATTTATTTCAATGCCGAAACCCCGTCCCGTCTTGAACACATCCTGCAAAACCAAAACTTCGACAATCAAGACTTTCAGACGGCCTTGAAGCTGCAAAAAATGCTGACCGAAAACCGTATCAGCAAATACAACGTCGGCAGCTCAGACTTCACCGCCCCGTTAACCGACAAAACCGTGATCCTCGTTCCCGGCCAGGTCGAAGATGATGCGTCTATCCGCTACGGTTCGCCCCAAATCTATCGCAATCTGGATCTGCTCCGTACCGTACGCAAACGCAATCCCGATGCCTATATCATCTACAAACCGCATCCCGATGTAGTCAGCGGTAACCGTATCGGCCATATCTCTCCTGAAGATACGGCACGATATGCCGACCAAACCGCCGAACAAGCCGACATCCTGACTTGTCTCCGATACGCAGACGAAGTACATACCATGACTTCGCTGACCGGTTTTGAAGCCTTGTTGCGCGGCAAAAAAGTCAGCTGCTACGGCCTGCCTTTCTATGCAGGTTGGGGGCTTACCCAAGATCTGCTCCCTATTCCGCGCCGCAGTCGCAGACTTGAACTTTGGCAGCTGATTGCCGGCACGCTCATCCACTATCCTGACTACATCCACCCCGAAACCCATCAGGCCATCAATGCGGAAACTGCAGCCCAAATCCTGATACGACAAAAAAATATGCAAAAAAACAACAACGGATTACATCGCGGGTACTTTGCTAAAAAATTAGGTAAAATCAAACAACTATATCGATCTTTTAAATAAATACCATCTAAATTAACAATACGTCATGAACTTGCCTCTATTGTGGCATCATTGCTTTTGCATCGTTAATTCTCTTGGCGTATGCTTGAAAGTTCAACCTAAAACTATTACATAAAAAACAAAACCACATTGCGACATGAAACAGACCGTCCTCAAAAACAACCTGCAAAACCTGCTTGAAAGCGCAGAAAATATCCTGCTGCTTCAAGGCCCTGTCGGCGATTTTTTTCTGCGCCTTGCCAATTGGCTGACTGAAAACGGCAAAACTGTACATAAATTCAACTTTAATGCAGGCGACGACTATTTTTATCCGCCCACTCAAGCGCATACCGTTGTTTTTAACGACAACTACGATGCCTTTCCTGAATTCTTGCAAGAATACATCGTTCAACATCACATCCAGGCGGTTGTCTGCTTTGGCGACACACGCCCTTATCACGTCATTGCAAAACGCATTGCAAACGAAAACCAAGCCAGTTTCTGGGCATTTGAAGAAGGCTATTTCCGCCCCTACTACATCACCTTAGAAAAAGACGGCGTCAACGCATTTTCCCCGTTGCCGCGCCGTGCCGACTTTTTTTTGGAACAATTCCCCAAGCT
The sequence above is a segment of the Neisseria perflava genome. Coding sequences within it:
- a CDS encoding capsular polysaccharide biosynthesis protein, producing MFLFSDGLQSINNNNRRKRIVKNAYIPSRGIRKIPHLSTLLPEFHICKDGKGAEAVVGWGLRPTTHKARAFAAKHQLPFIALEDGFLRSFGLGVSGYPPYSIVYDDIGIYYDTTRPSRLEQLILAADTMSSETLAQARQAMDFILQHHLSKYNHAPELSDDHPLRSPSKSETVLIIDQTFGDMAIQYGGADASTFELMFQTALNENLQADIWVKTHPDVLCGKKQGYLTQLAQQYRVHLLAEDINPISLLQNVDKVYCVTSQMGFEALLCGKPLITFGLPWYAGWGVSDDRHPKISSLAQTQRRTPRNLLQLFAAAYIQYSRYLNPNTDEVGSLFDVIDYLATVKRKNDKLRGELYCVGMSLWKRAVAKPFFNVPSCRLKFISSTKKLARVKLSDDARILAWGNGKEAIVRFAEQHHIPLLRMEDGFIRSVGLGSNLVPPLSLVTDDMGIYFNAETPSRLEHILQNQNFDNQDFQTALKLQKMLTENRISKYNVGSSDFTAPLTDKTVILVPGQVEDDASIRYGSPQIYRNLDLLRTVRKRNPDAYIIYKPHPDVVSGNRIGHISPEDTARYADQTAEQADILTCLRYADEVHTMTSLTGFEALLRGKKVSCYGLPFYAGWGLTQDLLPIPRRSRRLELWQLIAGTLIHYPDYIHPETHQAINAETAAQILIRQKNMQKNNNGLHRGYFAKKLGKIKQLYRSFK